A portion of the Tepidisphaeraceae bacterium genome contains these proteins:
- a CDS encoding helix-turn-helix domain-containing protein → MNRLVHTGTHPSALLRRACILLKVDEGGPDGWSDTRAGRTLNCSFMTVRRVRRPFVDEGLDAALHRKRPTGRQYRKLDGRPEAQLVAVACSPAPDGHARWTMSPLSEQLVELKVVGSIDPATVWRTLKKRAQALA, encoded by the coding sequence TTGAATCGCCTCGTGCACACGGGGACGCATCCGTCGGCGTTGCTGCGTCGGGCTTGTATCCTGTTGAAGGTTGACGAAGGCGGGCCGGACGGTTGGAGCGACACGCGTGCGGGGCGGACGCTGAACTGTTCGTTCATGACGGTGCGGCGCGTGCGTCGGCCGTTCGTCGACGAAGGGCTCGACGCGGCGTTGCACCGCAAACGTCCCACGGGCCGCCAGTACCGAAAGCTCGACGGCCGGCCGGAGGCGCAGCTCGTTGCGGTCGCCTGTTCGCCGGCACCCGACGGCCACGCCCGCTGGACGATGTCGCCGTTGTCCGAGCAGTTGGTCGAGTTGAAAGTCGTCGGGTCGATCGACCCGGCGACGGTGTGGCGCACGCTCAAAAAACGAGCCCAAGCCCTGGCTTAA